Part of the Eubacterium sp. 1001713B170207_170306_E7 genome, AACCTTTTTTGAAAAACGCCATCCATCCGATAGAATGCTGATATAAATGAGGCCTAAGGGTGATGACACCATGCTTTCCATGACAGCGATTGCTTTATCCATTTTCCAGTTTCCTTTCCGCAGATGCCTCCTCTGGGATTACAAGGGAGTATGTCTGTTTAAATATACGACAGAAAGGCCCGATTGTCAAACGCTTATTTTACAACTAATTTTCAGTCCGCCCTTTTAAAATAGGCGATGGTTTGGTATAATAATAAAATATCGAAAAAATTGATCGCAGTTTAATAAAAACATGAGCATAGAGAGAGGTAAGCAGATTGAAAAAAGAAATGTCAAAAGTCTATGACCCCAAGGACGTAGAAAGCCGTATATATGCCTGGTGGCAGGAAAAGGACTATTTTAAACCCGAGGTGCACCCCGACGGCAGGCCCTTTACCATTGTGATGCCGCCTCCGAACATTACCGGACAGCTGCACATGGGCCACGCCTTCGACGATACCCTTCAGGATGTGCTCACCCGCTTCAAGAGAATGCAGGGCTATGCGGCACTCTGGGTGCCGGGTATGGACCACGCCAGCATCGCCACTGAAGTGAAGGTGGTTGAAAAAATCCGCAACGAGGAAGGCAAAACCAAGGAAGAGCTCGGGCGTGAGGAATTCCTCAAACGCGCCTGGGACTGGGCCTTAACCTATAAAGACCGTATCCGTGAGCAGGTTAAAAAGCTCGGAGCCTCCTGCGACTGGGACCGTGAACGCTTTACCATGGACGAGGGCTGCAGCGAGGCCGTCAAGGAAACCTTTGTCCGTCTGTACGAGGAGGGGCTGATCTACAAGGGAAGCCGTATTATCAACTGGTGCCCCGACTGTAAAACCGCCCTGTCCGACGCAGAGGTCGAGTACGCCGAGCAGGCCAGCCATTTGTGGCATATCCGTTACCCCATCGCGGGCAGCGACGGCTACGTGACTGTTGCCACCACCCGTCCGGAAACCATGCTGGGCGATTCCGGCGTGGCGGTGAACCCAAATGACGCGCGCTATAAGGATTTGGTGGGTAAAACCGTTATCCTGCCGCTGGTGAACAAGGAAATCCCCGTGGTTGCCGATGATTATGTGGATATGGAATTTGGAACCGGCGTGGTTAAAATGACCCCGGCCCACGATCCCAATGACTACGAAGTCGGAAAACGCCATAACCTCGAAGAGATCAATGTCATGAACGAGGACGGCACCATGAACGAGCTGGCGGGCAAATATGCCGGCATGGACCGTTACGAATGCCGCAAGGCTGTTGTGGAGGACCTGAAGGCGCTGGGACTGCTTGAAAAAATCGAAGACCATGTCCATAACGTCGGCGAATGTTACCGCTGTGGCACCACGGTTGAGACCATGACCTCTGAGCAGTGGTTTGTAAAGATGGCGCCTCTGGCAAAACCCGCCATTGAGGCCGTCAGAAACCGCGATACCCAGTTTGTGCCGGACCGTTTCAGCAAGATTTACTTTAACTGGATGGAAAACATCCGTGACTGGTGCATTTCCCGCCAGCTGTGGTGGGGACACCAGATCCCTGCCTACTACTGCGATGACTGCGGCGAAATGGTCGTAGCCAAGGAAATGCCCGGAGTCTGTCCGAAATGCGGAGGAACCCACTTTACACAGGACGAAAACGCTCTGGATACCTGGTTCAGCTCCGGACTGTGGCCCTTCTCCACAATGGGCTGGCCGGAAAAAACCCAGGACCTGGAGAAATTCTACCCGAACAGTGTGCTGGTGACAGCCTACGATATTATTTTCTTCTGGGTTGCGCGCATGATCTTTATGGGTCTGCACATAATGGACGAGGTTCCCTTCTCCGATGTCTATATTCACGGCCTGATCCGTGACGCCAAGGGGCGTAAGATGAGCAAATCCCTGGGCAACGGCATCGACCCGCTGGAAATCATCGAAGAGTTCTCAGCCGACGCTCTGCGTTTCTCGATCATCACAGGGAACTCCGCGGGGAACGACATCCGCTGGCAGGATGAAAAGCTGGAAGCCAGCAGAAACTTCCTGAATAAAATCTGGAACGCCGCCCGCTTTGTGCTGATGAACCTGGATGAAAACATCATGGACCAGCAGGACACTGCGTTTGCCAATCTGGAAAATACCGATAAATGGATTCTGAGCCGCATGAACGACGTTGTGCGCGATGTGACACAGAACATGGATAAATACGAGCTGGGAATCGCCGCCCAGAAGATCTACGATTTTGCCTGGAACGAATACTGTGACTGGTATATCGAGCTGGTAAAGCCAAGACTGTACGGCGACGACGAAGCCACCAAGGCAGCGGCCCAGTA contains:
- a CDS encoding valine--tRNA ligase — translated: MSKVYDPKDVESRIYAWWQEKDYFKPEVHPDGRPFTIVMPPPNITGQLHMGHAFDDTLQDVLTRFKRMQGYAALWVPGMDHASIATEVKVVEKIRNEEGKTKEELGREEFLKRAWDWALTYKDRIREQVKKLGASCDWDRERFTMDEGCSEAVKETFVRLYEEGLIYKGSRIINWCPDCKTALSDAEVEYAEQASHLWHIRYPIAGSDGYVTVATTRPETMLGDSGVAVNPNDARYKDLVGKTVILPLVNKEIPVVADDYVDMEFGTGVVKMTPAHDPNDYEVGKRHNLEEINVMNEDGTMNELAGKYAGMDRYECRKAVVEDLKALGLLEKIEDHVHNVGECYRCGTTVETMTSEQWFVKMAPLAKPAIEAVRNRDTQFVPDRFSKIYFNWMENIRDWCISRQLWWGHQIPAYYCDDCGEMVVAKEMPGVCPKCGGTHFTQDENALDTWFSSGLWPFSTMGWPEKTQDLEKFYPNSVLVTAYDIIFFWVARMIFMGLHIMDEVPFSDVYIHGLIRDAKGRKMSKSLGNGIDPLEIIEEFSADALRFSIITGNSAGNDIRWQDEKLEASRNFLNKIWNAARFVLMNLDENIMDQQDTAFANLENTDKWILSRMNDVVRDVTQNMDKYELGIAAQKIYDFAWNEYCDWYIELVKPRLYGDDEATKAAAQYTLNVVLTNILKLLHPVIPFITEEIYGYLPGAGEAIIVSEWPEYDDALHFSQDEDDVRFLMACIKSIRNIRSEMDVPNAKKTQLFVITGNAGHNELMLKSAVYFEKLASVSGISAIVKEEVQENYVSAVVEDAELFLSMDELVDKEKEIERLSGEKAKLEKELDRVDKKLSNKGFTDKAPEKVVEGEREKQRKYQEMLDKVLERLAYYNK